In Citrus sinensis cultivar Valencia sweet orange chromosome 3, DVS_A1.0, whole genome shotgun sequence, the sequence CTTAGAAAAGAGAATGGAGTACCTTGAACAAGCGTTTTCTCATTCTCCTTTGCTTTTTGCTTGAAGACTGGTTTGCAACTCACTTTACCCAGGAGACATCCACGCAATTCTACagagcttttcttttttcaattttatccaAATTCAGGTCATTGTTACTTGTCCAAAAACCAAAGCATTCACATCTGCATAAACACTTCATTGTCCAGTATGAACTGGAAACATCTTCAAATTGCAGAGGATGAAACTGCTTACATTGCTGCTCACTGGATCATCTATGCATCTTGcaaaagaatttcataaatatctgTCCGCAGGTTCAGTTCCTTATCTCGCATCACTTCTTGGAGATCTGACAGCTCTTTTGCTGTTAGGATAGAGTTCAGtttgagaaaaccatcaagcCATAACCTCTTTGAcctgaaaaaaatattgatttcaaCCAAAATTCTCATGGAGAGTTCCAAAAATGAGCATCAAGAGAATTAATCACTCTTtctaaaataactaaaagttAACATTAACACATTTAttaaaagggtaaaatattGGTTGAGTCGGTCGATGACCCATAGAGACAAAAGGTGTTGCAAGATATTAATTCAAACCAGAGGAGATTGTACCAAAAATAGAGTTATTAGAATTGATCTAGCTTCCTAGAATAGCTGCGTGTATAGTTGTCAATTAGCCAGGATACTTTCCTCAATTAGCTAGGATAGTTTCCTAAATTAGTTCATTGTAAAGCTATATATTTGTACTATTGTATTCTGATCAAACATATAGAAATACAAGTTATTCACCAATAAAAGGatactaaagaaaaaaaagcatgTAACTTTGTATGATTTTAGATGTTCAGAAACCTAACTGGCTACATGCCAGTTGCAACCCTACCTGGTTCTCCCTGTTAGTATAATACAGTTCAAAAACACATCCATGTTTAAAAACATCATCGAAGGCGCAGGCTCTCACCATGGGCAAGCATGAATAGCTCGGAAAAAGATTCGCCTGGCAGCAAATGGATTGCTAGCAATATAAACCTCATATGCAATATACCAACGCCAGAGTACAACAGAGCATCGTACTGTATCATTTGCCAGCGCCCTTTCAAATAATCCACGGATTCTGTGCGGTGGGCCTTTCCGGCTCATCTCAAATGCCAATGCAAAAAGTGAAACAACTAGAGATGGTTTCCTAAAGCAAatatacaaatacaaaaatatcaaGACCAACAAACACATGGATAATGTAAAAACAGGACTCTAAAGAATCAGGGTCGTGTCAAAAGACATTTCATGGTAAACCCAAAAAATGCGTGTAagaataatctaatttttgaagatgcaatgacattaattaaattgatatagtaaaaaaatttccagaagagagaagaaaatgaaaatgttaaatGCATGATTCCCATCAATCATAACTGACTGAAAAACCACATAAAATACTTCTTCGATAGTAAGGAAGAGAAATAACAATCTCAGAAGCAGAAAAATGGCAATTTACAATTCGAGTATCATGCACTACAAATAAAcatatctttttcttcttttacgTATTTTACGTagcaaattatttaatcaaagaaaagataagATATAGAGAAACAGACAGCAGTCCACTAAAAGAAACTTATTggaaaacaaaatgtaatGCCAATCTAAAGAACGAGTCTAGCCACAGGTTGAAGTTCTcttgcaaaaataaatgaataaataaataataaaaagaaggtAAACCTTCAGATGAGAAAACGACTGAAGCCGGCAGTAATGCTTAAATAATTGTAAAGCCACAAAAGatcagaaaagataaaaaatgataattccttATATCAACATATACAAATTAGAAATATCAATGATATGCGGACAAGCAAGGAGACTGCTATCAAATTTCAGAATCCCCAAAGATTGGGCACAGTAAGTCTCAACCTCTCTGAAATTtggcaataaaaaaattgattaacttACTTGTGACAGTACAGGTCAAAGATCCACCGCAGCTTATTAGGTGTGGTGTAAAGATTGCTAATCTCCACCAAAGTATTAAATAGTTTGGGACTGTAAGGATATATCTGGAGTCCGTGCAAAGTGGTCTCCCAAACTGTGGATAGACTTAATTGCTTATGATGCCTCTGAAGCATCCTCACATTaaagttgaataaaaattcaagttgATGACTGCAGCTTCTTCTTTCTGCAAgttaacaaaatcaaattagtcacaacaaaagaacaaatcaCATGATAATTATCCCAGAAGACGAAAGCATCCAGTTCTTGAGTGAGATAGACCCTTTTAATCATAACTAAAGCcaataaaacaacataaaCTGCAGCACATATGAAAGAGATGGTATCACTTCCTTGTAACATACAATTTCTATTTGATTGTCTTGCATGACACAGAAAATTATACAATCAATTTCTTTCTCCTAGTCTTTTCAACCAcactaattagaaaagaaatccagCTGACGCACGTGTGACACCAATGCTGACAACTCAGAGCCAGATAATAATgcatctaaaattaataagatttaaacATGCAGGGAAAAAAAGGTCAAAATTACAATGTCTGCAACTTGTGGGAAACAGAAACATCAATCAATTCAACATATGTAATCATTACTGAATAAATCCTATAGTAACAGAAATATTTCAGATGGCATATTCAAACTAGAAAAATTGCACATATACATGAAGTAATTGAGGAGACAGAACAAATACAATAGTTCTAAAGCAAAATCATAACTTGCattaagataaaagaaaagaagtttgCTACAATAATTCCAATAACCTTTGCAAATAGGTAACACCGAAAGAACCTCAAGACTAACTAAATACTTGCACTAGATGATggaaaagttattttaatttggagGTGTGTGTAAAGTATCAGAAGAAAGAAACAGTTCTCTTCAAAACCAAGCTCGTTAGGGAAGTACATACCACAACACTATCTCCTGTTACCAGAATACATCATAaaacttccatttattattattgttttcaacaTATTCAGTTGATAATCTTAAGCAACAACCATGACAATTATAACTACCAATCTACCATAAAGGAACTAAAAAAGTTTATCCTTAATCTgtgagaaacaaaaacaagcaCAATGATCCTATTTATTCCTGAGCTATCAACACTAATACCAGTAGTTTGCTGGCTGGCACAATTTGGAAACCTGTAACGAACCCAGGTCTTCAAACCAGTTTGATCCTGTTTTGGCAGATCCATTGAGCTACGATACTTCTTTTGACACAGAGATAAATGAATATTCTCAGTCATTGAGAAAGCTTTTCAGTATTGCTGGAACAATCTCTACTCTAGTACGAATGTGATTCTATGGCTTCAAAACCAACGGCATACTGCTCAGGAGCTTAAGTCTATGATTGAACTAACTATTCTAAGGTTGCTGGAATGAATTTATATTGCTTCCACACCCATATGTAAAGGAACTAAATTGTGGATATTCTTGGCAATAAGGTTTGTCTCATGCTTCTTTAATTTAGTGGGATCAACCCCTGCCAAGTTACAAAGAGGGCCGGTTTTCTATGCACAGGaccaattcaaacaaataaatttctaagATTGTGCACAGCGTGGAGTTTCCTTTTGGATGGTTATATTTGCACTTGAATCGTTTTTCTCTCCTCTTGTACCGTTTCAACACTAATAAATGACACCTTAAGCACCTAGTCCTATTTAACCAAAAGGAAAGTGATCAATTATACTGGTTTGCATACAATCCAATTACTATCTGGtgcatttaattatttcacaCAACTCAAACTACCACTTAAACCAGTTCACCATCAAATAGTTGACTGTTTTGCGAAGTGAAATAACTTTTACactaaataaatgaaataaaaattggtgGCAATTCTCAAATGACTAGATGAACGTTTAACTAGGAAGCTCTTGCACCAAATGCAAGCTACCAGACGACATCATTGTTTCTGAGAATCGATTTTATGCATGCATACATACATGCGCAATCATTCATAAGCAAACACAAAACATGTGTGTGGGTGCTAGTGTGTATTTTGCATTAGCTACATTTTATAGGCTTCTGAACCACAATGATTCAAAGAAAAGCACAGAAAGGATAAATTACCTGGAAGCACCATTGCAAAAGCCTGATGTAAAACTTCAATACCTGCAGTCCATCCATTGGTCAGTTCTTCAAACAACGCTGCTGAACAGATGAGAGCAATAGATTGATCACTAACAGCACCGCGCAACCAAGCTGATCGTACTGCTTTAATTCTTTCCATATACCCTTGATGAGCTCTTAGCACTTGCACATTAGATGGTTGACATTTAAATGGAGTATATGTTGAACCACTTCCTAAGCAAGATAGGACATGTATGGCACGAAGCGATGAATCTGGATCACTGCCAGAATTGCTGGAAAGCTCCACTTCAGCATACCACAAATATAACAGAGGAGCATTAGACTTTAGAACCTGTTCATGTGAGCAAAAGCTAATATTAGACTAGCTTCTGATAGCCAAAGCCCTACGACCTTGGATCAAAtctaaacttgaaaaacaatctTATGCGCATAGAGACTAGAGAAAGAGAATATTCAACAGTGACAGCGCTCAAGAGAAAAGCAAGATCAAGTGacagataaattaaaattgcatAAGTGTAGATTCTGAGGAATAGAAGACAAGTCATCAATTAGAAAAACAATGATGTAATTACCTATCTTCTATATTCTTAACCTGCCAACCCACAGACATGTTTAGAGATAtaaatcaaagaaatcaaatacaTTTGAAACAAGAAGCACCTAAGGCTAGACAATTCAATACACATTTCCATCTTTACGTATTGATAAATTGATATCCAACTCTAGAATCCATAAGACACTCAATTTTCTATGCCTATACAAGACAAAATTAGCAATCAAGGATCTGTGATTAAGAGAGAgagttgagaaaaaaaaaaaattgaagttgcTCCACGATACAGATCCAATTATACAGATGCCCTGATCTTTTCAAGTATTACCAACAGTTTCCAGCTAGAGAACATACTCAGACGGGAGCTTGGCCAAAAGCAGATCCGTATGTTGAAACATAGTCATATAATGTGATTCAAATTATTACCATGCTGGATCTCAAATTAAAGTAATCTAAATTGGAACTTGGtttcttaaataaaacttGTTCTACAAGTAGCAAGATCACAATCACTTCCGGTCTTTAAGCACAAACAAACTTCTGCATCTATGACATAACAAGACACATCCATCAAACCATTAGATTTTACCAGGGGAAGGCCTTCAATAGATGACAATGCCATGTCAAACACTCTTCTTGCATGATCAATATTCCCAAAGAAAGCTTCTCTTCGTGCATAAACTCCACAAAGCAATACATcctaaacaaatcaaaattataaaatcaggGATAATAATGCAGagcaaaactaaaaattaccaaaatgtccTTAATTTTGGTTCTCTTCTTTTCCGCTGGCTACAAAGCAGGGAGGGAGAAAGCATATTTTGCACTGAACTTCAGTTTTCTTGACctcttatttagaaaaaattaaaaaaaaaaccatttgaTTACATCAAGGAcatcaattattaaattcattttaaattcatgTGCTCTAATCATTCTCTCATTACTTTTACTCTTATACACATTAGATAACAACAATGTGGAACTATATATAAGTTGGTGGGTATACATTCAGTTTCACTAAAACTATGCTAAAAAGGCATATGGAGGGAATCAAAAGTAGTTTCATGCTGTGAAGCATTATATAGATCAACAGAAGAACAAAACTACAAGAATTAAGTTTTCCTGAAAAACAATTACATAGGCATAAAAACCACCATCCCAACAATAGTTACAATTTTACTCAATTACGTAATCAGGCAATTAGCCACATTGGATTCAGCACACCTGTACTTAAAGTTTGATTATCAAAAAGAATACCACAGCCTGACTATATCTAATTAGCATAAATACCTGCAAACTAGTTAATCCCCAAAAAGAATACCTGTCGATCACTTTTCAGAAGGCCTTTTGCCAAAGCTCGGCATGGGGTAACAGAACAGCCAGACAAATTCATTTTAGTAACAGAAAGCTCTTCAGCAACAAGAGCTGCTTCTTCCAGGACATAATTACGTGGAAAAACTGTTAAACAAAGTAAAATAGCATTTCGAAGAAATTCCATCATCTTGGTCCTCCTAGAGATGTCATTGCTGCTGCCCAAAAGGATATCCAGACTAAAACTGCTTGAAGTGCTCTGTGTCTTCGCTGGATCATCATCAATCTTTCCCAAACTTTCTGATAAGAAATCAGGCAATGTCTCTAGGGTAAGAAGATTCTCATTCCAGCTTGAACTGTTTGTACAAATACTGGAAGAAGAGAGGAAAAAGAACACAGAGAAAGAAATAACACATAAAAAATCCATGAACACTTGCATTAAAAGATAGCAAAAAGCAGTGCATAGAAACTTATACACTAGTTTATTAACATATGTAAACAAGATTTCGCTATACTAATGTGCCTAAGTATCCAATGTTTACAGTCTAAAAGACACACAATGATAGTTTGTGATGGTTCTACGCAATCTCATAATGGTTCATTATTCCGGTAAAAACAGTGCAATATTCGATAGAAGAACTTTGAGAGCTCAGAAAACTTATAGGTAATAGGAATACAATTCAAAATCTTGTATGTATATAAGTAAATGAACGAATAAGAAATCAAATTGGTCTTCACATAAATAGAGGAttcaataagaaaacaaattgatCAGTTTCATTAGgaagagggggaaaaaagaaaaaaggaaaaggggcaaatttttaatgacacaaaattaaaagaaaaaactgaAAGAGATTCAAAAGACATAAAGTTTATAAAAACTTACCCCTGAGATACTTTACCACCAAAGAAATGGATGAATTGGTATAGTAGAGATAAGCGAGCTTGTTCTGAGCTTAACGAAAACAGGTATTCCCTGACATCTTCATAAACTATGACCTTCAAAAGCTGCTCATCTGCTTCTCCATCCTCAGTTGCATCACTAAGAGGGATCCCAGCTGTTCCACAGTCAAATTCGGTCAACTATATGTATGGGCCTAATTTTTTCGTATTTCTGGTTAGAGGCACACGCTGATAGATAAAACTTACCATCTTTCTTTCCTAATAGCATTTAGCTACCTTAGACTCAACACAAAATCAGAAAGAAACAATAGTAAAAAACACAAGCATGTAGAGACAAAGAGAAAGGATGAGAAGAAAGGAGAGACCACCTTCAGAGTGAACAGGCATCCAGTGATCACAATCTCTTGATGACTCTTCTTCTGCCCATCTAGTCCAGGTTGAAGTGTCTTTAACCTCAGCATTGGCCCCAACATCAATATCAATGCCTAAAAGTTTTAGCAAATTTTCAGTATCATCTTCCTGCTTCATGActtctttctcaatttcagCCTCCTCAGCAGACACATTGTCATCACCTAATTCTTCGGAATTTGTACTATTTCCCTTACTTTTTGATATCGGTTCTGACCAACCAGTCCACCCTCCTTTTTCATTATCATGCGAAGTCTCCTCTTTCACAATCCTTTGTctattttcttcctctttctctaACCATGCAGACCAACCAAGGGCTCCCTCTTCGCCAACTCTTGCACCATCACCATTCCAAAAGTGCTCAAACAATCTGTGTTTACTTTGCTCAGTTAGAAGTAATGAAGGGCAGAACAAACTGAATTCAATTTCAGCCTGGAATAAAGCTGTGGCCAACTCTTGGTAACCAGCCTGCCACTCCAACCTGCAAAGACTGAGGAATATATCAACCAGACCTAGTTCCAGTTGGATAATAGCAGGATCCAGGGAAGCAGGCTTGACAGTTTGGTTAACCTGCATCAGAAAGCCATGGAATTTAAACTGAGATATGAAAACTTATCACCAGGATATTGAATTCAAAATATGAAGGAAATTCATTCATCCttgaaaagtttgaaaaatgaaaatagatataggaaatgacaaacaaaaacaCAAGAGATATGTGCATATATATAAGAAAGAGAAATAGATGCAtagcccccccccccccccaaaaaaaaaaggtaccaATGACAACAAACTCCAATATTCCAAGTTTACCCAGTATATTCAATGGCTGAAGGATGCCTTGCATTTCCTAATTTTCCCAAATGAAGAAACATAACACCTACAAGACATGCTAGCcaatttattatcaattaattgataaataagaCGAACATGTTTAAGGTTCTTATAACGTGGCATTATTAAAAGCTATCATGTGTCAAGtggttattaaaaatattatttctctTCAACATGGTGATACGTAAGAGGACCACATTTATGCCACATCCACTTTCTAGCATTACTCATTTATTTGGTACCAATATTTCAAAGCATTTGCAACAGAGACTTAACAGATTAGATTATGAAACTGCATATTTCATAGCAGCgtacaagaaaatatttacaatattaacTTAAGAACCTGCCTAAACTGCTTGATGCATGCAGCAGATAGAGCCTGGATTGCATGTGCATACATTTTCCTCAACTCTGACACCTTAAACCTGGAAAACTCCCCTTGAACAACACGTAAGAACTCTCTCCACAATTTGTAACTCCCCGAATGCTGCATGAGTA encodes:
- the LOC102625661 gene encoding uncharacterized protein LOC102625661, with amino-acid sequence MAEEMPEEAKSNLSLFPLFPSISEQQISPSINNQNAGQWLCNRSFTADLAVVDDAVSAAASAYKDESDDNEEKDNQPRPSLSPSYDLLEEESDEERQRKKKDKKKKRKRRRSKERGDQFDSFVSAKSKDYYFDSHGDRDNLVYGRLYRMDVPRYKAYDPEKLSRFHSEGVVRLNKSGSVLDGDYDVNEMDSKVKSGGRYWSSKYAALERHKNLKHVCLILPKKSAVSEYGEDFIPLLGTEMSIEGHHDNSILEESWEDEVLRKTKEFNKLTREHPYDVKGWLEFADFQDVVGSKESKRGVRLQILEKKISILEKAVELNPDNEELLLSLMKAYQSRDGTDVLIRRWEKILMQHSGSYKLWREFLRVVQGEFSRFKVSELRKMYAHAIQALSAACIKQFRQVNQTVKPASLDPAIIQLELGLVDIFLSLCRLEWQAGYQELATALFQAEIEFSLFCPSLLLTEQSKHRLFEHFWNGDGARVGEEGALGWSAWLEKEEENRQRIVKEETSHDNEKGGWTGWSEPISKSKGNSTNSEELGDDNVSAEEAEIEKEVMKQEDDTENLLKLLGIDIDVGANAEVKDTSTWTRWAEEESSRDCDHWMPVHSEAGIPLSDATEDGEADEQLLKVIVYEDVREYLFSLSSEQARLSLLYQFIHFFGGKVSQGICTNSSSWNENLLTLETLPDFLSESLGKIDDDPAKTQSTSSSFSLDILLGSSNDISRRTKMMEFLRNAILLCLTVFPRNYVLEEAALVAEELSVTKMNLSGCSVTPCRALAKGLLKSDRQDVLLCGVYARREAFFGNIDHARRVFDMALSSIEGLPLVLKSNAPLLYLWYAEVELSSNSGSDPDSSLRAIHVLSCLGSGSTYTPFKCQPSNVQVLRAHQGYMERIKAVRSAWLRGAVSDQSIALICSAALFEELTNGWTAGIEVLHQAFAMVLPERRSCSHQLEFLFNFNVRMLQRHHKQLSLSTVWETTLHGLQIYPYSPKLFNTLVEISNLYTTPNKLRWIFDLYCHKKPSLVVSLFALAFEMSRKGPPHRIRGLFERALANDTVRCSVVLWRWYIAYEVYIASNPFAARRIFFRAIHACPWSKRLWLDGFLKLNSILTAKELSDLQEVMRDKELNLRTDIYEILLQDA